A part of Bacillus rossius redtenbacheri isolate Brsri chromosome 1, Brsri_v3, whole genome shotgun sequence genomic DNA contains:
- the LOC134527170 gene encoding uncharacterized protein LOC134527170: MRLKQQVRFHTSSNMVEKKVTKYLTVYNKAYSDKFPCILTSKKGDHFAFCSLCRSDFAVSHGGRWDVVKHIQTKKHQDNVRCVDANKKLSFCGSASRQEESVTNAECLFTCFVLEHNLPVSCSDHAGLLFRKMFPDSAIAQQFGCARTKTSAIISEMVKTEEEKLVQTLKNGAFSVATYGSNDSDSKLYPVVVSYYSSEEGKVESSVLCVPVLSGDSTGVNIAALVIQSLRSRNIKLQNCISFSTDNAPVMIGLKNGAATHLKKEMPNLFVAGCACHLINLAAEKAAATLPCKVDEILVDIYFYLEKSAKRKDKLKEFQVLHDTDVKKNVKTCLHSLALAREMFVKNAATVVEVKSSRPHEKSGQLDSYRIPKMSKAASSDSQTSVKCSSLKRSSESPVPDSKLTKFHPAQKSGNSSCNLSREERLLMFLTRQLNK; the protein is encoded by the coding sequence ATGCGGTTAAAGCAGCAAGTAAGGTTCCATACCTCAAGTAACATGGTGGAAAAGAAAGTGACTAAATACTTGACTGTGTACAATAAAGCTTACAGTGACAAGTTTCCTTGTATTTTAACTTCCAAAAAAGGAGATCATTTTGCTTTTTGTTCGCTGTGTCGTAGTGACTTTGCTGTATCGCATGGGGGAAGGTGGGACGTCGTGAAACACATCCAAACCAAGAAACATCAAGATAATGTACGCTGTGTTGATGCAAACAAGAAGTTAAGCTTTTGTGGCAGTGCAAGCCGGCAAGAAGAAAGTGTTACGAATGCCGAGTGCTTGTTTACGTGTTTTGTTTTAGAACACAATCTCCCTGTTAGTTGTTCAGATCATGCTGGGTTGTTGTTTCGCAAAATGTTCCCTGATAGCGCTATAGCTCAACAATTTGGCTGTGCACGTACAAAAACGTCAGCAATTATATCTGAAATGGTAAAAACGGAAGAAGAAAAACTTGTGCAGACGTTAAAAAACGGTGCATTCTCTGTGGCAACATATGGGAGTAACGATAGCGATTCAAAGTTATACCCCGTTGTTGTAAGTTATTACAGCAGTGAAGAAGGTAAGGTGGAAAGTTCAGTGCTTTGTGTACCTGTACTGTCTGGAGACTCTACTGGAGTTAATATTGCAGCATTGGTCATACAGTCTTTGAGGTCACggaatattaaacttcaaaattGCATATCATTCAGCACTGATAATGCTCCTGTAATGATAGGCTTGAAAAACGGGGCAGCaacacacttaaaaaaagaaatgccCAATTTGTTTGTTGCGGGTTGTGCTTGTCATTTAATCAATTTGGCTGCAGAAAAGGCAGCAGCAACTCTTCCTTGCAAAGTTGATGAGATATtagtagatatttatttttatcttgaaaAAAGTGCAAAAAGGAAAGATAAGTTAAAAGAATTTCAAGTATTGCATgacacagatgtaaaaaaaaatgttaaaacatgttTGCACTCGCTGGCTCTCGCTAGGGAAATGTTTGTCAAGAATGCTGCAACAGTGGTTGAGGTTAAGTCTTCACGTCCACATGAGAAGTCGGGACAATTAGATTCGTACAGGATACCAAAAATGTCCAAAGCTGCCTCTTCTGATAGCCAAACTTCAGTTAAATGTTCTAGCTTGAAACGAAGTTCTGAATCACCAGTTCCAGATTCAAAACTAACAAAATTCCACCCTGCACAAAAAAGTGGAAATAGTTCATGTAATCTTTCAAGAGAAGAGAGATTATTGATGTTCCTTACACGGCAactaaataaatag
- the LOC134527171 gene encoding piggyBac transposable element-derived protein 4-like: MSHYYFLDEDDVPLVHIAQLSNVNRQDHSDKPSTSNVSDSNTRTRLLANEKPGVNRWVSMDNQPQLPVFEEASGILIDIDETSDELTCFSKFFDTDVIKNIKTETNRYAGTMIDKMKRAKKCKPNSMWQRWTMVKLQEIYYFFAVIIHMCLVRKPKITDYWSNDNIMHTPFPGRLLSRDRFRSILFMLHINDNATYVPRGQENHDPLHKVRPFFNHFFRQCKACLYPSENLTIDEGMCPFRGRLHFRVYIKNKPHKYGIKLYILCDTNTGYVLNCEVYTGGAGSVENSIESLVRRLCHDYFHKVHTIYMDRFYSSPTLFYKLWDEKTTVLETRSGHKRIFLTPLLTDLVHKTAVGATRQWSGFNIVLYELFLVNCI, translated from the exons AtgtcacattattattttttagatgaAGACGATGTTCCGCTAGTCCACATTGCGCAGCTGAGCAATGTGAATAGACAAGACCACTCGGATAAACCTAGCACAAGTAACGTTTCTG ATTCCAATACAAGAACACGATTACTAGCAAATGAAAAACCTGGAGTCAATCGCTGGGTATCAATGGACAACCAACCACAGCTGCCTGTTTTTGAGGAAGCATCTGGCATTCTTATCGACATTGATGAAACTTCCGATGAACTTACCTGTTTCTCTAAATTTTTTGACACAGacgtcataaaaaatataaagactGAAACAAATCGATATGCAGGTACCATGATTGACAAAATGAAACGGGCAAAAAAATGTAAACCAAATTCAATGTGGCAGCGTTGGACTATGGTCAAGCTTCAAGAAATATATTACTTCTTTGCAGTGATCATTCACATGTGCTTGGTCAGGAAACCCAAGATAACAGATTATTGGTCAAATGACAACATAATGCACACTCCATTTCCTGGGCGTCTCCTTAGCAGAGACAGATTCCGGTCAATATTATTCATGTTACACATAAATGACAATGCTACTTACGTACCAAGAGGACAAGAAAATCACGACCCTCTACATAAAGTCAGGccgtttttcaatcattttttccGTCAATGTAAGGCCTGTCTTTATCCATCAGAAAACCTGACAATTGATGAAGGAATGTGTCCTTTTCGAGGACGTTTACACTTCCgcgtttatataaaaaataaacctcATAAGTATGGTATAAAGTTATATATTCTTTGTGACACCAATACAGGATATGTCCTAAACTGTGAGGTTTATACTGGTGGTGCTGGAAGTGTGGAAAACTCTATTGAGAGTCTTGTCCGGAGATTGTGTCATGATTATTTTCATAAGGTGCACACAATTTACATGGACAGATTTTATTCAAGTCCTACATTATTCTATAAGTTATGGGATGAAAAAACCACGGTCTTAGAAACCAGGTCTGGACACAAGCGTATTTtcttgacccccttattgacggatttagttcataaaactgccgttggcgccacaagacagtggtccggttttaacattgtgctttatgaactttttttagttaattgcatttaa